One genomic segment of Mobula hypostoma chromosome 2, sMobHyp1.1, whole genome shotgun sequence includes these proteins:
- the zfp64 gene encoding zinc finger protein 64 isoform X2 has translation MRRRVLEISSRLSEFGFEQGFQTYLPSTSSAGPVTNLSLGRTRLTAKKSKSNSTSPKKLACCYPGCPFQTSHGNKDLDRHLRTHTGEKPFKCDLCNKRFSRLDKLKMHNRSHTGEKPHKCQHCNYAAADSSSLKKHLRIHSDERPFKCQICPYASHSSSQLIIHLRSHTGDAPFQCQLCDAKFKINSDLKRHMRIHSGEKPYQCDYCDYRCAMKGNLRSHVRVKHSMENTFKCPHCDFQCGNKSTLRQHVRSHQPDKPIKCLQCSYSCSSKGSLKVHERIHSEDRPFRCKFCCFDSKQRSNLLMHMKKHHIGKDKTGAGKKDIDGRKQNSSRLVVKLDAKKPFKCDLCEASFVREDSLRSHKNQHRDLSHSSESSELGVLHLQVHHDNQGNSPSMSSDLQSRSVTSFSKGEVNIIVSHQLNPTNPIVQEAVNEHPTIRDSMVSESSPDGDDVTSSSQLQLLQQVSLIAPTQQTISQNEVETSSSLEQEGPLLSPVDSSSTDNLHQALMQTTPDASQESSNNQSFITEPAINCSDLDGFNALIQEESREVTVVSDSNQTVATASSSSTSPIFSSPSPQMQESKQTYSLVPAGAPSSVTCSVLQIPSHNSSATEFPSQSEETNSLLVSSIGISTSGVIIQSLPVVVSTAQPQPSDDQLSERAFYSESSAPSALVLQDTSQLSD, from the exons atgagaagaagagtccttgaaa TTTCCAGCCGTTTGTCAGAGTTTGGCTTTGAACAAGGCTTTCAGACTTATCTACCAAGTACCAGCAGTGCAGGTCCAGTTACCAATCTATCCCTAGGACGCACCAGACTTACTGcaaaaaaatcaaaatcaaattcaaCATCACCAAAGAAATTAGCATGCTGTTACCCAG GTTGTCCATTTCAAACATCCCATGGAAATAAAGATTTAGATCGACATTTAAGAACTCACACAG GTGAGAAACCATTCAAATGTGATCTTTGCAACAAGAGATTCAGTCGCCTAGATAAGCTGAAGATGCATAATCGTTCACATACTGGAGAGAAGCCACACAAGTGCCAGCACTGTAATTATGCTGCTGCTGATAGCAGCAGCCTGAAAAAGCACCTCAGGATCCACTCTGACGAGCGTCCATTCAAATGCCAGATATGCCCCTATGCCAGCCATAGTTCCAGTCAGCTCATTATTCATCTTCGCTCTCACACTG GTGATGCTCCTTTCCAATGCCAATTGTGTGATGCTAAATTTAAAATCAATTCAGACCTAAAGAGACACATGCGCATCCATTCTGGTGAAAAACCATACCAGTGTGACTATTGTGATTATCGCTGTGCCATGAAGGGGAATCTCCGATCTCATGTCCGTGTGAAGCATAGCATGGAGAACACTTTCAAGTGCCCTCACTGTGACTTCCAGTGTGGCAATAAATCCACTCTTCGGCAGCACGTAAGGTCTCACCAGCCAGATAAGCCGATTAAGTGCTTGCAATGCAGCTACTCCTGTTCCAGTAAAGGATCTCTGAAGGTGCATGAAAGGATTCATTCTGAAGATCGACCTTTCAGATGCAAATTTTGCTGCTTTGATTCAAAGCAACGGAGTAACCTGCTTATGCATATGAAGAAACATCATATAGGTAAGGACAAGACTGGTGCAGGGAAGAAAGATATTGATGGTCGTAAGCAAAACAGTTCAAGGTTAGTGGTCAAACTGGATGCCAAAAAGCCTTTCAAATGTGACTTGTGTGAAGCAAGTTttgtcagagaagattcactacgCAGCCATAAGAATCAACATCGTGATTTGTCCCACAGCAGTGAAAGTAGTGAACTAGGAGTTCTACATCTGCAGGTGCATCATGATAACCAAGGCAATTCTCCTTCAATGTCTAGTGATCTTCAATCAAGATCAGTCACATCCTTTAGCAAAGGAGAGGTGAATATTATTGTTAGCCACCAGCTAAATCCAACTAACCCCATTGTTCAAGAAGCTGTAAATGAACATCCTACAATAAGAGATTCTATGGTGTCTgaatccagcccagatggggatGATGTAACCTCCAGTAGCCAGCTGCAACTGTTACAACAGGTCAGCCTGATTGCTCCAACTCAACAGACAATATCCCAGAATGAAGTCGAAACTAGCTCGTCTTTAGAACAGGAAGGCCCTTTACTTAGCCCAGTTGATTCAAGTTCTACAGACAACCTACATCAGGCTCTAATGCAGACCACACCAGATGCTAGCCAGGAATCTTCAAACAACCAATCATTCATCACCGAAcctgcaattaattgttcagatCTGGATGGCTTCAATGCCCTCATTCAAGAGGAAAGCAGAGAAGTCACTGTAGTTAGTGATTCTAACCAGACTGTTGCAACTGCCTCCTCATCCTCAACATcgcccatcttctcctccccatcccctcagATGCAGGAATCTAAACAAACCTATTCTCTTGTTCCAGCTGGTGCTCCGTCCAGCGTTACTTGCTCAGTATTACAAATCCCATCTCATAACTCTTCAGCTACAGAATTTCCTTCCCAGTCCGAGGAAACAAACAGTCTTTTGGTATCCAGTATTGGCATCAGCACTTCAGGAGTGATTATACAGAGTCTTCCAGTGGTTGTTTCCACAGCACAGCCACAGCCATCTGATGATCAGCTCTCTGAGAGGGCTTTCTATTCTGAGTCCAGTGCTCCATCAGCCTTAGTGCTGCAGGATACCTCTCAACTTTCTGATTGA